The following coding sequences lie in one Lolium perenne isolate Kyuss_39 chromosome 2, Kyuss_2.0, whole genome shotgun sequence genomic window:
- the LOC127331104 gene encoding ribulose bisphosphate carboxylase small subunit, chloroplastic 1: MGASSVACLLLPSNTMAPTSMASSATTVAPFQGLKSTAGLPVGRRSAASLGSISNGGRIRCMQVWPIEGIKKFETLSYLPPLSAEALLKQIDFLIRSKWVPCLEFSKVGFIFREHGSTPGYYDGRYWTMWKLPMFGCTDAAQVLKEVEEVKKEYPDAYVRIIGFDNVRQVQCVSFIAFKPPGCEESGKA, from the exons ATGGGGGCCTCAAGTGTAGCCTGCCTTCTGCTCCCCTCCAATACCATGGCTCCCACCTCGATGGCTTCCTCGGCCACCACCGTCGCACCCTTCCAGGGCCTCAAGTCCACCGCGGGCCTCCCCGTCGGCCGCCGCAGCGCCGCCAGCCTCGGCAGCATCAGCAATGGTGGAAGGATCAGATGCATGCAG GTGTGGCCGATTGAGGGCATCAAGAAGTTCGAGACCCTATCTTATCTGCCACCGCTCTCGGCGGAGGCCCTCCTGAAGCAGATCGACTTCTTGATACGCTCCAAATGGGTTCCCTGTCTGGAGTTCAGCAAGGTTGGCTTCATCTTCCGTGAGCACGGCAGCACTCCCGGATACTACGACGGCAGGTACTGGACAATGTGGAAGCTGCCCATGTTCGGCTGCACAGACGCCGCCCAAGTCCTcaaggaggtggaggaggtcaaGAAGGAGTACCCTGACGCCTATGTCCGTATCATCGGTTTCGACAACGTCCGTCAGGTGCAGTGCGTCAGCTTCATTGCCTTCAAGCCACCAGGCTGTGAGGAGTCCGGCAAGGCATAA